One window from the genome of Bdellovibrionales bacterium encodes:
- a CDS encoding NADP-dependent isocitrate dehydrogenase has protein sequence MQKIKVTNPVVELDGDEMTRVIWSFIKNKLITPYLDMDIKYYDLGMEHRDATNDEVTVAAAEAIKKYNVGIKCATITPDEARVKEFNLKQMWKSPNGTIRNILDGTVFREPIVCENIPRLVPNWTAPICIGRHAFGDQYRATDFVTKGKGKLTITFEPEGGEKISHEVYNFKGDGVALAMYNTDESIRGFARSCFNMALTKKWPLYFSSKNTILKKYDGRFKDIFQELYDKEFKETFAKAGITYEHRLIDDMVASALKWNGNFVWACKNYDGDVQSDTVAQGFGSLGLMTSVLITPDGKTMESEAAHGTVTRHFRAHQQGKPTSTNPIASIFAWTRGLEHRGNLDGNKALVNFAQTLEKVCVDTVQSGKMTKDLAVCIYGDKVTQDQYMNTEPFLELLDSNLRKALTK, from the coding sequence ATGCAAAAAATTAAAGTCACCAATCCTGTAGTAGAGCTTGATGGCGACGAAATGACTCGCGTCATCTGGTCTTTTATTAAAAACAAACTCATCACTCCGTACCTCGATATGGATATCAAGTATTACGATTTGGGTATGGAACATCGTGATGCTACCAATGACGAAGTAACTGTGGCTGCTGCTGAAGCAATCAAAAAGTACAACGTTGGTATCAAATGCGCGACGATCACTCCTGACGAAGCTCGCGTCAAAGAATTCAACTTGAAACAGATGTGGAAATCACCAAACGGGACCATCAGAAATATTTTAGATGGCACAGTTTTCCGTGAGCCAATCGTGTGCGAAAACATTCCTCGCTTGGTTCCTAACTGGACTGCTCCAATCTGCATCGGCCGTCACGCGTTTGGCGATCAATATCGCGCAACTGATTTCGTTACTAAAGGCAAAGGCAAACTCACGATCACTTTCGAACCAGAAGGTGGCGAAAAGATCTCTCACGAAGTTTACAACTTCAAAGGCGATGGCGTTGCTTTGGCAATGTACAACACCGATGAATCTATTCGTGGTTTTGCTCGTTCTTGCTTCAATATGGCTTTGACAAAAAAATGGCCTTTGTACTTCTCTTCTAAGAACACCATCTTGAAGAAGTACGACGGTCGCTTCAAAGATATTTTCCAAGAGCTCTATGACAAAGAATTCAAAGAAACATTCGCAAAAGCTGGGATCACTTACGAACATCGTCTTATCGACGATATGGTTGCATCTGCACTGAAATGGAACGGCAACTTCGTATGGGCTTGTAAGAACTATGATGGCGACGTTCAGTCAGACACAGTTGCTCAAGGTTTCGGTTCACTCGGCTTGATGACGTCTGTTTTGATCACTCCAGATGGCAAGACAATGGAGTCTGAAGCAGCTCACGGCACTGTGACTCGCCACTTCCGCGCACATCAACAAGGTAAACCGACTTCTACCAACCCAATCGCTTCGATCTTTGCTTGGACTCGTGGTCTTGAGCATCGTGGTAACTTGGATGGTAACAAAGCCTTGGTTAACTTTGCTCAGACTTTGGAAAAAGTTTGTGTCGACACAGTTCAATCCGGCAAAATGACTAAAGACCTCGCGGTTTGCATCTACGGCGACAAAGTAACTCAAGATCAGTACATGAATACTGAGCCCTTCTTAGAGTTGTTGGATAGCAACTTAAGAAAAGCACTTACGAAATAA
- a CDS encoding GAF domain-containing protein has translation MEFNTDEQLRLRVLKEYNILDSESEQAYDDITYLASTICRTPISLVSFIDKDRQWFKSHRGTSLQQTSLDTSICACVAQDRQPMIVPDTMNDPRFRDMELMKGPPFIRFYAGVPLISPEGVGLGALCVIDLEPRLMTSEQMQALTALARQVVALMELRKSQSQFHDQQAKLIHKTKLASLGEMAASIAHEINNPLTIINGNVGLLRRILSHIPEGRLPKANQYLESIEKTVHRIDKIVRGLKALSRDGFNDPYETVDLTTSIINANSLNREKFIYHGIEVRQNLPPAGALIECRSVQIEQIIINLLSNSFDAVRDLPQKWVDIAVFDEGDLWVIRIADSGQGIPENLQDKIMQPFFTTKEMHQGTGLGLSISKAIAEEHGGSLELDPISKNTCFVLTLPKKQKGLRKDS, from the coding sequence TTGGAATTCAACACTGACGAACAACTCAGACTGCGTGTTTTAAAAGAATATAACATCCTCGATTCAGAATCTGAACAGGCTTACGATGATATCACTTATCTGGCGTCGACGATCTGTCGCACTCCTATTTCTTTAGTGAGCTTCATTGATAAAGACCGTCAATGGTTCAAATCTCATCGGGGAACTTCACTTCAACAAACTTCATTGGATACGTCGATTTGCGCATGCGTAGCGCAAGATCGCCAGCCAATGATTGTTCCTGATACCATGAATGACCCGCGTTTTCGGGATATGGAACTTATGAAGGGGCCTCCTTTCATTCGCTTCTATGCGGGAGTCCCGTTGATTTCTCCGGAAGGTGTTGGGCTTGGGGCACTCTGCGTGATTGATCTTGAGCCGAGGCTCATGACCTCAGAGCAGATGCAGGCCTTGACAGCTCTTGCTCGTCAGGTGGTGGCGCTGATGGAGCTTCGTAAAAGCCAATCACAATTTCACGATCAGCAGGCAAAGCTTATTCATAAGACAAAGCTCGCGTCACTCGGTGAAATGGCGGCTTCGATTGCCCACGAGATTAATAATCCTTTAACGATTATCAATGGCAATGTCGGACTCTTGCGCAGAATACTCAGTCACATTCCTGAAGGACGTTTGCCAAAAGCCAATCAGTATTTGGAAAGTATTGAAAAGACTGTGCATAGAATTGATAAAATCGTCCGTGGGCTGAAAGCTCTTTCGCGTGATGGTTTTAATGATCCGTATGAAACGGTGGATTTAACTACATCGATTATTAATGCGAACTCACTGAATCGTGAAAAGTTCATCTATCATGGAATTGAAGTCCGTCAGAACTTACCACCCGCCGGGGCTTTGATAGAATGCCGTTCTGTTCAGATCGAGCAAATTATCATTAATCTTCTCAGTAATTCGTTTGATGCCGTTCGTGATTTACCTCAGAAGTGGGTGGATATTGCAGTTTTTGATGAGGGCGATTTGTGGGTCATTCGCATCGCGGATAGCGGCCAGGGTATTCCGGAAAATCTGCAAGACAAAATCATGCAGCCATTCTTTACCACAAAGGAAATGCATCAGGGGACGGGCTTAGGTTTGAGTATTTCCAAAGCGATTGCTGAAGAACATGGCGGTAGCTTAGAGCTAGATCCGATTTCTAAAAATACATGTTTTGTGCTGACGTTACCGAAAAAACAGAAGGGACTTCGAAAAGACTCCTAG
- a CDS encoding phosphate/phosphite/phosphonate ABC transporter substrate-binding protein, with product MPMTKYLLILASVFVLVNCTTKTEVGTPGNPIKISLVPGQDTKLLEENGKELEAYLKEKTGLPFEVNVPSSFIAVIEALGSKRADMAIMNTFGYIIAHDRYGAEAALTGVYKGRDVYWGQIIARKDGPKTLKDLNNKKIAFVDPSSGSGFVLPSKLLKDEKVQPKEVVFAGRHDSVVTMVYQRQVDAGATYHTPAENGEPQDARKLVKTQFPDVFDQIVIITKTDAIPNDPVVFRKDFPPELKKTVVDALKKMVKDEKGGKILYNLYHMDDFKDANLKDYDKVQQMLLDLGKSANDLIK from the coding sequence ATGCCTATGACTAAATACCTTCTTATTCTCGCGAGTGTTTTTGTTCTAGTAAATTGCACCACTAAAACTGAAGTTGGTACTCCAGGAAACCCGATTAAAATTTCGTTGGTTCCTGGTCAAGATACAAAACTTCTCGAAGAGAATGGCAAAGAGCTCGAAGCTTACCTTAAAGAGAAAACCGGTTTGCCGTTTGAAGTAAATGTTCCATCAAGTTTTATCGCGGTGATTGAGGCTCTCGGTTCAAAGCGTGCTGACATGGCGATCATGAACACGTTTGGTTACATCATTGCCCATGATAGATATGGTGCTGAAGCGGCGTTAACAGGCGTTTACAAAGGCCGTGACGTTTACTGGGGTCAGATCATCGCCAGAAAAGACGGACCGAAAACACTTAAAGACCTGAACAATAAAAAAATCGCCTTTGTCGACCCTTCTTCTGGTTCAGGGTTTGTTTTGCCTTCAAAACTTTTGAAAGACGAAAAAGTGCAGCCGAAAGAGGTCGTTTTTGCCGGCCGCCATGACAGCGTTGTCACCATGGTTTATCAACGTCAGGTAGATGCCGGTGCGACTTATCACACCCCGGCGGAAAATGGTGAACCTCAGGACGCGCGTAAACTTGTGAAGACTCAGTTTCCGGATGTTTTTGACCAAATCGTTATCATTACTAAGACGGATGCTATTCCAAATGATCCAGTAGTTTTCAGAAAAGATTTTCCACCTGAGTTGAAAAAGACTGTTGTTGATGCTTTGAAGAAAATGGTCAAAGACGAAAAAGGCGGAAAGATTCTTTATAACTTGTATCACATGGACGACTTCAAAGACGCCAATCTCAAAGATTACGATAAAGTTCAGCAGATGCTTTTGGATCTCGGCAAATCTGCCAACGATTTAATTAAGTAA
- a CDS encoding LamG domain-containing protein — MGKLCGLLLSLGAALLVACSGDSSSNPERQKTFNRFWTPQYDKLQQYFQMSSSLFGDNSVFFAMVGYNGTVRNPNSMGMTTTSGMVGFATHFDGVDDRVFLPFYGNLNQAVFSLTAWIRVTGGGGDRCVLASRDTLPTRGYAVYVDSSGVPQVRLGNGSADTWIIARGAAIPNNVWTHIAVTFDGSSLRFYQNGFQVGVNFLVYAPNTTRPLYLGAGGTELNPNAADFFNGDIDEVGIWSSVLADTDVQTIYQHAYD, encoded by the coding sequence ATGGGAAAACTTTGTGGATTACTTCTGTCGTTGGGCGCGGCACTTCTTGTAGCGTGTTCTGGCGATAGCTCCTCAAATCCAGAAAGACAAAAGACCTTCAATCGATTTTGGACCCCGCAGTACGATAAACTTCAACAATATTTTCAAATGTCCTCTTCGCTTTTTGGTGATAACTCCGTTTTCTTTGCGATGGTTGGCTACAACGGCACCGTGAGAAATCCAAACTCGATGGGCATGACAACGACTTCGGGAATGGTCGGTTTCGCGACTCATTTTGATGGTGTTGATGACAGGGTCTTTTTGCCTTTTTATGGGAATCTTAACCAGGCGGTCTTTTCTTTGACGGCCTGGATTCGTGTTACCGGCGGCGGTGGAGACCGTTGCGTACTGGCTTCGCGGGATACTTTGCCGACGCGTGGCTATGCTGTTTATGTCGATTCAAGTGGAGTGCCGCAAGTCCGCTTAGGAAATGGCTCGGCAGATACGTGGATCATCGCGCGCGGAGCCGCTATTCCCAACAATGTGTGGACTCATATCGCCGTTACATTTGATGGTTCAAGTTTGCGCTTTTACCAGAATGGCTTTCAAGTGGGTGTAAATTTTCTAGTCTATGCTCCTAACACGACACGGCCCCTCTATTTGGGAGCCGGTGGAACAGAGTTGAATCCCAACGCAGCAGATTTTTTTAATGGGGATATTGACGAGGTAGGAATTTGGAGTAGTGTCTTGGCCGACACTGATGTCCAAACCATCTACCAGCATGCCTATGACTAA
- a CDS encoding cyclic nucleotide-binding domain-containing protein, producing MAELENKRIFLVATSNPELNAQLEEAIKAHVQNSTVFTATDGIEALRKSENVPPHVVVVDFQIPKMNAVDLTRKILDRKDRMAVIILSPSVDEHLFMDEVVTGQVQFLSGTGKVSVFNNLVTRALNWVSHEDKALYHLIFLSPGEQLIKEGEKADFVYILKSGELKAYKSDPAGEIVLGTIVPGEFVGEMAYINGEARSANVKSTADCELIEIPSASLDAVLFSRPAWSKALLKTLSKRLKNSNDEKGAKTE from the coding sequence ATGGCTGAACTTGAAAATAAGAGAATCTTCCTAGTAGCGACATCAAATCCTGAGCTAAATGCTCAGCTTGAAGAAGCAATCAAAGCGCACGTCCAAAATTCTACGGTTTTCACTGCGACCGATGGGATTGAGGCTTTGAGAAAATCTGAAAATGTTCCGCCTCATGTGGTGGTTGTCGACTTCCAAATTCCAAAAATGAATGCGGTCGATCTCACGCGTAAGATTCTTGATCGCAAAGATCGCATGGCAGTTATTATCTTATCGCCTTCGGTGGATGAGCATCTTTTCATGGATGAAGTTGTAACGGGACAAGTTCAGTTTCTTTCCGGCACGGGAAAGGTCAGTGTTTTTAACAACCTTGTGACCCGTGCTCTGAACTGGGTTTCACATGAGGATAAGGCTTTATACCACTTGATTTTCTTATCGCCTGGCGAGCAGCTTATTAAAGAGGGTGAAAAGGCAGATTTCGTTTATATTTTGAAATCCGGTGAGCTTAAAGCATATAAAAGTGATCCCGCAGGTGAGATCGTGCTAGGCACAATCGTTCCCGGAGAATTCGTCGGTGAAATGGCCTATATCAACGGTGAAGCACGTTCTGCGAATGTGAAAAGTACTGCGGACTGTGAATTGATAGAGATTCCAAGCGCGAGTCTCGATGCCGTTTTGTTTTCACGCCCGGCGTGGTCGAAGGCATTACTAAAAACTCTTTCAAAACGCCTCAAAAATTCCAATGATGAGAAGGGCGCAAAGACAGAGTAG
- a CDS encoding lytic transglycosylase domain-containing protein, with protein sequence MTLSKKRIGVFAILSGWGLMVLLFQNMTLVEFSTLNLPSVDEQARQDQARELLGVSYKGSLAQRFEGEQDLNYLVYKKIESSMDEKWKSRLAEITEAVIMESRNQELDPIFVLAVIQTESGFNTDARGDAGEIGLMQILPKTAEWIAKKYKMPWKGANSLFDPVTNIKIGITYFAHLRNEFDSRAYHYLPAYNMGPKNMRKVSRTIGSISPDGKIIKRDYAMRVMKNYTSIYEQMISAQKEMVQFAKDNEVEQITR encoded by the coding sequence ATGACATTATCCAAAAAGCGCATTGGCGTTTTCGCCATTTTGTCGGGCTGGGGCCTTATGGTCCTATTGTTTCAAAACATGACACTCGTCGAGTTCTCGACGTTGAATCTGCCTAGCGTGGATGAGCAAGCTCGCCAGGATCAGGCCCGTGAGCTTCTAGGGGTCTCCTACAAGGGCAGCCTTGCTCAGCGCTTTGAGGGTGAACAGGATCTCAATTATCTGGTTTATAAAAAAATTGAGTCCTCCATGGATGAGAAATGGAAAAGCCGCCTTGCTGAAATTACGGAAGCCGTAATTATGGAAAGCCGAAACCAGGAACTCGATCCTATTTTCGTTCTAGCTGTTATTCAGACGGAAAGCGGGTTCAACACTGACGCCCGTGGCGACGCCGGCGAAATAGGTCTGATGCAAATCCTGCCAAAAACTGCCGAATGGATTGCCAAAAAATATAAAATGCCATGGAAGGGAGCAAACTCCCTCTTTGACCCAGTTACAAATATTAAAATTGGGATCACGTACTTTGCCCATCTCCGCAATGAGTTCGACAGCCGGGCTTACCACTATCTTCCGGCCTATAATATGGGCCCCAAAAATATGCGCAAAGTCAGCCGCACCATCGGTAGCATCTCACCTGATGGCAAAATCATTAAACGGGACTATGCAATGCGGGTTATGAAGAACTACACCAGTATCTATGAACAGATGATTTCCGCACAAAAAGAAATGGTGCAGTTCGCGAAGGATAATGAAGTTGAGCAAATCACCCGCTAA
- a CDS encoding DUF1254 domain-containing protein: MKSIRTYLMLIFSILALVGGSVLVMSCERDSKKRSQREDLARDAYSYGFPLVLMDTARRHTEVLSRSSDKQSKVPMYQFYHTRKVRENRYHDLASLDNDMIYSTAWLNLADDPVVLTIPSSGNHFFVGGLLQAWSDIFGVVGTRATGRGKQRFLLSGPQWKGSTPRGMKPLRSPTNLVWVPIRIYAGSGTDTASVRAFQNGLHLTPLSHWGKNKSGMRMVDVDLTVDPRIAPRDQVFSMSADEFYTKLCALMVDNPSPPIDTAFMDKLRTLGIVPTKNFKFSDLPVDSQRALSESVKGAKNFILAHQGSFSPTGRLVNGWTMPITTSGFGTDYHRRAYEAYLGLGALPPQDALFPIAYEDNMGQQLMGENSYKITFAKDKLPPVNAFWSITMFHLPDVNLIENAPRRYSIGQYTRTRPNPDGSLTIYIQPTSPGKDKEANWLPSGKGNFQLTMKMYWPKKEALEGRWTPPVVERVEQPRMTINY, translated from the coding sequence ATGAAATCAATCAGAACCTATTTGATGCTCATTTTTAGTATTCTAGCGTTAGTTGGTGGCAGTGTTTTAGTCATGTCCTGCGAACGGGATTCTAAGAAAAGATCTCAGAGGGAAGATCTTGCACGAGATGCTTATTCTTATGGATTTCCACTGGTGTTAATGGACACGGCAAGGAGACATACAGAAGTGCTATCGAGATCTTCTGATAAGCAGAGCAAAGTGCCTATGTATCAATTCTATCATACACGCAAGGTGCGCGAGAATCGCTATCATGATCTCGCCTCTCTTGATAACGATATGATTTACTCAACCGCATGGTTGAACTTAGCAGATGATCCTGTCGTGCTTACGATCCCTAGTTCTGGAAATCATTTTTTTGTCGGCGGTCTTTTGCAGGCTTGGTCTGATATTTTCGGTGTTGTTGGCACGCGCGCCACAGGGCGTGGTAAGCAGCGATTTCTTTTAAGTGGGCCCCAATGGAAAGGGTCGACTCCAAGAGGGATGAAGCCTCTTCGATCTCCGACAAATTTGGTTTGGGTTCCGATTCGCATTTATGCCGGCAGTGGCACAGACACCGCTTCCGTAAGAGCTTTTCAAAATGGCCTTCACCTGACACCGCTTAGTCACTGGGGCAAAAACAAAAGTGGGATGCGCATGGTGGATGTGGATTTAACAGTAGATCCTCGGATTGCGCCGCGGGATCAGGTTTTCTCGATGAGTGCTGACGAGTTTTATACAAAACTTTGCGCATTGATGGTGGATAACCCATCCCCTCCCATCGACACGGCCTTTATGGATAAACTTCGTACGCTGGGTATTGTTCCAACAAAGAATTTCAAATTCTCGGATCTGCCTGTTGATTCACAAAGAGCGTTAAGTGAGAGCGTGAAAGGAGCGAAAAATTTTATCTTGGCACATCAAGGGTCTTTCTCACCAACGGGGCGCTTAGTGAATGGCTGGACGATGCCAATTACGACTTCAGGTTTTGGCACTGACTATCATCGTCGCGCCTACGAGGCGTATTTAGGACTAGGTGCTTTACCTCCACAAGATGCGCTTTTCCCGATCGCATATGAGGATAATATGGGCCAGCAACTCATGGGTGAGAACAGCTATAAAATCACCTTTGCAAAAGACAAGCTGCCGCCAGTGAATGCCTTCTGGTCGATTACAATGTTTCATCTGCCGGATGTAAACCTCATTGAAAATGCACCTCGCCGGTATTCGATTGGTCAGTATACTCGAACGCGCCCGAATCCTGATGGCTCATTAACGATCTATATCCAGCCGACAAGTCCAGGCAAAGATAAAGAAGCCAATTGGCTGCCTTCAGGTAAAGGTAACTTCCAGCTAACGATGAAAATGTATTGGCCTAAGAAGGAAGCTTTAGAAGGGCGCTGGACGCCGCCGGTTGTGGAGCGGGTCGAGCAGCCACGTATGACAATAAACTATTAG
- a CDS encoding GreA/GreB family elongation factor produces MDKKKLIAHIRAELEKDLLVLKESERATREAATHEESKPENEYDTRALEASYLAGAQSKRITDTEELLVIFKHAEPKSFTDNDPISATALVETELNGKSSYFFVMTKGGGVNVTFEGKKIQVITPSSPLGEALLGLKVGDTALLEQGNRTLEYDIISIQ; encoded by the coding sequence GTGGATAAGAAAAAACTGATCGCTCACATTCGTGCTGAACTGGAAAAAGACCTTTTGGTATTAAAAGAGTCTGAGCGTGCGACTCGCGAAGCAGCGACTCACGAGGAAAGCAAACCTGAAAATGAGTATGATACGCGGGCACTGGAGGCCTCTTATTTAGCCGGAGCTCAGTCCAAGCGTATTACGGATACTGAAGAGCTTTTAGTGATCTTCAAACACGCAGAGCCTAAATCCTTTACTGATAACGATCCTATTTCGGCAACGGCGCTCGTTGAAACTGAACTCAACGGCAAAAGCAGCTACTTTTTTGTGATGACTAAAGGTGGCGGCGTGAATGTCACATTTGAAGGGAAAAAGATCCAAGTGATCACGCCAAGCAGCCCGCTTGGCGAAGCCCTCCTTGGACTTAAAGTCGGAGACACCGCTCTGCTTGAGCAAGGCAATAGAACTCTTGAGTACGATATTATTTCTATCCAGTAA
- a CDS encoding cyclic nucleotide-binding domain-containing protein, with protein sequence MARPQDKNVFLIVSGNGNRITAMSEFINKNFTNCSIFHAADWFDTKYKIDNVFPKMVFVDEYLPKCSGLEIVAKIYKEKNHSDVHIVIMSVVADLDLYPPNGRIHYLTEPERENAVVEVVAKLVTPKTGTQTTEYTLRHLQAGEVLFKEGDATQSVYIVKNGTLKAYSDGLSGGRVTLGEIGAGEFVGEMGHFNHEPRSATIEAVTDVDLVEIPMSSLDNVIFSKPSWARALVKTLSQRLKRANKVLTG encoded by the coding sequence ATGGCACGTCCACAAGATAAAAACGTCTTTCTAATTGTGAGTGGTAACGGTAACCGCATCACTGCGATGTCCGAATTTATCAATAAGAACTTCACCAACTGCTCGATCTTTCATGCAGCGGACTGGTTTGATACGAAATATAAAATCGACAACGTCTTTCCAAAGATGGTCTTTGTTGATGAGTATCTGCCAAAGTGCTCCGGTCTTGAGATTGTCGCAAAAATATATAAAGAGAAAAATCATAGCGATGTTCATATAGTGATTATGTCGGTGGTAGCGGATTTAGATCTGTACCCTCCTAACGGGCGTATTCACTATCTCACGGAGCCGGAGCGCGAAAACGCCGTGGTCGAAGTGGTCGCGAAGCTTGTCACTCCGAAGACGGGGACACAAACGACAGAGTATACGCTCCGCCATCTCCAAGCCGGGGAAGTGCTTTTCAAAGAGGGCGACGCCACACAATCGGTTTATATAGTTAAGAACGGAACTCTGAAAGCTTATTCGGATGGACTTTCAGGCGGCCGTGTCACCTTAGGTGAAATCGGCGCCGGTGAGTTCGTCGGTGAGATGGGTCACTTCAATCACGAGCCGCGTTCGGCAACGATCGAAGCCGTCACCGATGTGGATCTTGTCGAAATTCCGATGAGCTCTTTGGATAATGTGATTTTCTCGAAGCCTTCGTGGGCACGGGCTTTAGTGAAAACACTTTCTCAGCGCTTAAAACGCGCCAACAAAGTTCTTACTGGATAG